The proteins below are encoded in one region of Streptomyces roseirectus:
- the ehuD gene encoding ectoine/hydroxyectoine ABC transporter permease subunit EhuD, with protein sequence MNYHWDWDAVREALPLLLEGFETTLLATVLGTLVAAVLGLALAVGGRAPTRWVTLPLAGLVTFVRSTPLLVQLAGAYAVFTTLDPLTIGVAVLGVHYSAYLAEVYRAGIDAVPRGQWEAARALSLTPGLTWRDVILPQAVRTVLPALGNYAISMFKETPFLAVITVAEMVAQAREYGADHFAYPEAFTLAGLVFLLASYPTSLALRKLEQRLGH encoded by the coding sequence GTGAACTACCACTGGGACTGGGACGCGGTGCGCGAGGCGTTGCCGCTGCTGCTCGAAGGGTTCGAGACGACGCTCCTCGCGACCGTGCTGGGGACGCTGGTCGCCGCCGTCCTCGGGCTCGCGCTCGCGGTCGGCGGGCGGGCGCCGACGCGGTGGGTGACCCTGCCGCTCGCGGGCCTCGTCACGTTCGTGCGCTCGACCCCGCTGCTGGTCCAACTCGCGGGCGCGTACGCGGTGTTCACCACGCTGGATCCGCTGACCATCGGCGTCGCGGTGCTCGGCGTCCACTACTCCGCCTACCTCGCGGAGGTCTACCGGGCCGGTATCGACGCCGTCCCGAGGGGGCAGTGGGAGGCGGCGCGGGCGCTGTCCCTGACGCCGGGGCTGACCTGGCGGGACGTCATCCTGCCGCAGGCGGTGCGCACCGTGCTGCCCGCGCTCGGCAACTACGCGATCTCCATGTTCAAGGAGACGCCGTTCCTCGCCGTGATCACCGTCGCGGAGATGGTCGCGCAGGCCCGTGAGTACGGCGCCGACCACTTCGCCTACCCGGAGGCATTCACCCTCGCCGGCCTGGTCTTCCTGCTGGCGAGCTACCCCACCTCGCTCGCCCTGCGGAAACTGGAGCAACGCCTTGGCCACTGA